One genomic window of Psychrobacter cibarius includes the following:
- a CDS encoding wax ester/triacylglycerol synthase family O-acyltransferase: MRLLTAVDQLFLLLESRKQPMHVGGLFLFELPENAGSGFVCQLVKQMQDSDVSPTFPFNQVLEHLAFWKKDKHFDVEHHLHHVALPKPARVRELLMYVSREHGRLLDRAMPLWECHVIEGIQPENEGDPERFALYFKIHHSLVDGIAAMRLVKKSLSQSPTEPVTLPIWSLMARHRNQVDAILPKERSALRIIKEQISTIKPVFTELLDNLKNYGDDSYVGTFDAPMSVLNKRISASRRIAAQSYDIQRFNDIAERLNISKNDVVLAVCAGAIRRYLISMDALPSKPLIAFVPMSLRTDDSVAGNQLSFVLANLGTHLDDPLSRIKLIHRSMNNGKRRFRRMNQAQVINYSVIAYAWEGINLATSLFPKKQAFNLIISNVPGSEKPLYWNGARLQSLYPASIVFNGQAMNITLASYLDKIEFGITACSKALPHVQEMLTLIEEELQLLETTSKALKFQGITVEDKSGYKNNGKTKKLAP; encoded by the coding sequence ATGCGGCTTCTCACAGCAGTCGACCAGTTGTTTTTACTTCTTGAGTCGCGTAAACAGCCCATGCATGTTGGAGGTTTATTCCTATTCGAATTGCCAGAGAATGCGGGTAGCGGTTTTGTTTGCCAATTGGTCAAACAGATGCAAGATTCTGATGTGTCGCCTACCTTTCCTTTTAACCAAGTGCTTGAGCATTTAGCTTTTTGGAAAAAGGACAAACATTTTGATGTTGAGCATCATTTGCATCATGTTGCCTTACCAAAGCCTGCACGGGTTCGCGAATTGTTGATGTATGTTTCAAGAGAACATGGTCGGCTGTTGGATCGTGCCATGCCATTGTGGGAATGTCACGTGATTGAAGGTATTCAACCAGAAAACGAAGGCGACCCTGAGCGTTTTGCCCTATATTTCAAAATTCACCATTCGTTGGTTGATGGCATTGCTGCCATGCGCCTTGTCAAAAAATCATTATCACAATCGCCCACTGAGCCAGTAACGCTACCGATTTGGTCATTAATGGCACGCCATCGCAATCAAGTCGATGCGATTTTACCCAAAGAGCGCTCCGCATTACGCATCATTAAAGAGCAAATATCTACCATTAAGCCTGTATTTACCGAACTGCTGGATAATTTGAAAAATTACGGTGATGACAGCTATGTCGGTACTTTTGATGCGCCGATGAGTGTGCTTAATAAACGCATTTCAGCATCACGGCGTATAGCCGCGCAGTCTTATGATATTCAGCGTTTTAATGATATTGCTGAGCGACTAAATATCAGTAAAAACGATGTGGTTCTGGCGGTATGTGCGGGTGCCATTCGTCGTTACCTCATATCCATGGATGCGCTGCCTAGCAAGCCGCTCATTGCTTTTGTACCGATGTCGCTACGTACGGATGACAGTGTGGCAGGCAATCAATTATCCTTTGTACTGGCCAATTTGGGCACGCATTTAGATGATCCTTTGAGCCGAATCAAACTGATTCATCGCAGTATGAATAACGGCAAACGCCGCTTTCGACGTATGAATCAAGCCCAAGTGATTAACTACAGCGTGATTGCCTATGCTTGGGAAGGTATCAACTTAGCGACCAGTCTATTTCCCAAAAAACAGGCGTTTAACCTGATTATCTCTAATGTACCTGGTTCTGAAAAACCGCTATATTGGAATGGTGCACGTTTACAATCGTTGTACCCTGCTTCTATTGTCTTCAATGGTCAAGCAATGAATATCACCCTTGCTAGTTATCTAGATAAGATTGAATTTGGGATTACGGCTTGTAGTAAGGCACTACCACATGTACAAGAAATGCTGACGCTTATTGAAGAAGAGTTGCAACTGTTGGAAACTACTAGTAAAGCGCTTAAGTTCCAAGGCATTACGGTTGAAGATAAAAGTGGCTATAAGAATAATGGTAAAACAAAAAAGCTGGCGCCATAA
- a CDS encoding inositol monophosphatase family protein, whose protein sequence is MEPMVVIAARTAEKVGKEILYAHQNRHKIELDIESKGLDGLVTRIDRFSEELTIETLKASYPNHSYLGEEFGMQEGRGEDADWCWIIDPLDGTKNFVHGVPQFCVSIAVQHKGVTQHGVIYDPVRDEMFSASRGKGARLNNRRMQVSERKTIDGGLFTTGHPLERKRNGEIISYAKQHFESLQKISEAGGQVRRLGSAALDLCYVAAGRFDGYFEMSIKPWDIAAGELIVTEARGVVVDHTGAHNSMTSGSIFACNIKLLKPLMQVVVPTWGDAF, encoded by the coding sequence ATGGAACCCATGGTCGTCATCGCAGCACGTACTGCTGAAAAAGTTGGTAAAGAGATTTTATATGCGCATCAAAACCGCCATAAAATCGAGTTGGATATTGAGTCAAAAGGGCTTGATGGATTGGTTACCCGTATTGATCGCTTTAGCGAAGAGCTGACGATTGAAACCCTAAAAGCCAGCTATCCAAATCACTCGTACTTGGGTGAAGAGTTTGGTATGCAAGAAGGTCGCGGTGAAGATGCAGACTGGTGCTGGATTATTGATCCGCTAGATGGCACCAAAAACTTCGTCCATGGTGTGCCGCAGTTTTGTGTGTCTATCGCCGTACAGCATAAAGGCGTAACCCAACATGGCGTGATCTATGATCCTGTCCGTGATGAGATGTTCTCTGCTAGCCGTGGTAAAGGCGCGCGCTTGAACAATCGCCGTATGCAAGTGAGCGAGCGCAAAACGATTGATGGCGGTCTATTTACCACTGGTCATCCGCTTGAGCGTAAGCGCAATGGCGAAATCATTTCTTATGCCAAGCAGCATTTTGAAAGCTTACAGAAAATCTCTGAAGCAGGCGGTCAAGTTCGTCGTTTAGGCTCAGCTGCGCTTGATTTATGTTATGTCGCTGCTGGTCGTTTTGATGGTTATTTTGAGATGTCAATTAAGCCTTGGGATATCGCGGCAGGTGAGCTTATCGTGACCGAAGCACGTGGCGTGGTGGTTGACCATACAGGCGCACACAACTCAATGACTTCAGGCTCTATTTTCGCCTGTAACATTAAGTTATTGAAGCCATTGATGCAAGTGGTTGTCCCAACGTGGGGTGATGCATTTTAA
- the ribA gene encoding GTP cyclohydrolase II, which produces MSYQFITSAKLPTRHGEFDIHIFENDEGQEHVMLTVGLPVVDQHTADNSPSQTDATRAEKTIPLIRIHSECLTGDAFSSLKCDCGPQLNTAMQAIQETGCGAILYLRQEGRGIGLTNKIRAYALQDQGHDTLDANLMLGLPADARIYDMCGPMLAHIGVDAVRLITNNPDKVAYLTEHGINVVERVPLLVGVNDMNAEYLATKRDRMGHLLDKDFNTALHLNK; this is translated from the coding sequence ATGTCATATCAATTTATTACCAGTGCCAAACTACCTACTCGTCATGGCGAGTTTGATATTCATATCTTTGAAAACGACGAAGGTCAAGAGCATGTGATGCTGACTGTCGGTCTGCCTGTCGTCGATCAACATACGGCGGACAACTCCCCGAGTCAAACGGACGCCACGCGAGCAGAAAAAACCATTCCATTGATTCGTATTCATTCAGAATGCTTGACGGGCGATGCTTTTAGCTCATTAAAATGTGACTGTGGACCGCAGCTCAACACGGCGATGCAGGCAATACAAGAGACTGGCTGCGGGGCGATATTATACTTGCGCCAAGAAGGTCGCGGTATTGGTCTGACCAATAAGATTCGCGCTTACGCCCTGCAAGACCAAGGTCATGATACTTTAGATGCCAACCTCATGTTGGGCTTACCCGCTGATGCGCGCATTTATGATATGTGCGGCCCGATGCTCGCTCATATCGGTGTTGACGCCGTCAGACTCATCACCAACAATCCAGACAAAGTGGCTTATCTAACCGAGCACGGTATTAATGTCGTGGAACGCGTGCCTTTATTGGTTGGGGTGAATGATATGAATGCTGAATATTTAGCGACCAAGCGCGACCGCATGGGTCATTTATTAGATAAAGATTTCAATACCGCGTTACATCTTAATAAGTAG
- a CDS encoding cytochrome c — translation MAQFHTNQSLKSIFGITLMAAALGLTACSTATDPDVKARQDSMKSYGDAMGVMGDMMKAPDTFDAAVFKEQAAFLAEDAATPWSHFENKEAVGNATDAVWSNADGFRAEAENFQKVTAELNAAAQTATSIDDVKPAFGEVGASCKSCHTDFKVKTD, via the coding sequence ATGGCACAGTTTCATACCAACCAATCATTAAAATCTATCTTTGGCATCACATTGATGGCAGCCGCCCTAGGTCTAACAGCGTGTAGCACTGCCACTGACCCTGATGTAAAAGCCCGCCAAGATAGCATGAAAAGCTATGGTGATGCGATGGGTGTCATGGGTGATATGATGAAAGCACCTGACACCTTTGATGCCGCCGTATTCAAAGAGCAAGCCGCATTTTTAGCAGAAGACGCTGCTACGCCTTGGAGTCATTTTGAAAATAAAGAAGCCGTTGGCAATGCGACTGATGCCGTTTGGTCAAATGCCGATGGTTTTCGCGCAGAAGCAGAAAACTTTCAAAAAGTCACTGCTGAGCTGAACGCTGCTGCACAAACAGCCACTAGCATCGATGATGTCAAACCAGCCTTTGGTGAAGTCGGCGCCAGCTGTAAATCATGTCATACCGATTTTAAAGTCAAAACTGACTAA
- the dxs gene encoding 1-deoxy-D-xylulose-5-phosphate synthase — protein MQQSPHSPQSQSVSMPAVDSAAQLSNLQQTYTVIPRVRPDTPLLDSIAAPADLNTLTTAQLITLADELRLFLLYSAGQSGGHFGANLGVVELTIALHYLLDTPQDQIVWDVGHQAYAHKVLTGRRDQLATIRSKDGLTAFPERAESVYDTFGVGHSSTSISAGLGMSLALRYQGRAQTVACIIGDGAMTGGMAFEAMNDAVQQDADLLVILNDNDMSISCSIGGFSRHLAMLWESGYQVDISDTGEPVLCQRPDMQGFDRRKRHKEMRDVPQLEDNLFKAIGFTYFGPFDGHNIPELLRVLSLAKQIKGPVLVHIYTTKGKGFAPAELDPVGYHAISKLPVEIKNDTQTVATEKSLPNIKCALKYSQVFGQFLCDKAADDDKLLAVTPAMEEGSGMIDFAHQFPERFFDVAIAEQHAVTLAAGMATQGVKPIVAIYSTFLQRGYDQLIHDVALQNLDVMFAIDRAGLVGEDGATHAGVFDFAFLRCVPNMLIAAPKDENECYHLLNTCYEYQGCTAVRYPRGAGTGTVIASPAQTYNVGEAVIESVLGSEGAPKKLALLAFGTMVATAQQAAESLIDNDIASDCQVHVINMRWVKPLDTALLEKLLEQGITHIATLEEHMIMGGAGSAVNEYLLNESPAFKDNRPAVINVGIPDRFVAHGSQAEQMADCGLDVNGVVKQLEQLLL, from the coding sequence ATGCAGCAGTCACCTCATTCCCCACAGTCTCAGTCCGTATCTATGCCAGCTGTCGATTCTGCTGCCCAGCTGTCGAATTTACAGCAGACTTATACTGTGATTCCACGCGTCCGTCCTGATACGCCTTTGCTGGATAGCATTGCAGCGCCAGCTGATCTTAATACTCTGACAACCGCTCAACTTATCACCTTGGCTGATGAGCTGCGGCTATTTCTATTGTATTCAGCAGGTCAAAGCGGTGGGCATTTTGGTGCCAATTTGGGCGTGGTTGAGTTGACCATTGCGCTGCATTACTTACTAGATACGCCGCAAGATCAAATCGTTTGGGACGTGGGTCATCAAGCCTATGCTCATAAAGTCTTGACAGGTCGCCGTGATCAGTTGGCGACGATTCGCTCAAAAGATGGTTTGACTGCTTTTCCTGAGCGTGCAGAATCCGTTTACGATACCTTTGGCGTTGGTCATTCATCGACGTCAATCTCAGCTGGTCTAGGCATGAGCTTAGCACTGCGCTATCAAGGTCGCGCGCAAACCGTTGCTTGTATCATTGGTGATGGTGCAATGACCGGTGGTATGGCGTTTGAAGCGATGAATGATGCGGTGCAACAAGATGCGGATTTATTGGTCATCTTAAATGACAATGACATGTCGATCTCTTGCTCTATCGGTGGTTTTTCACGGCATTTAGCGATGCTGTGGGAGTCAGGATATCAGGTTGATATCTCTGATACAGGCGAGCCAGTACTATGCCAGCGCCCTGATATGCAAGGCTTTGATCGCCGTAAGCGTCACAAAGAAATGCGCGATGTGCCGCAGTTAGAAGACAATTTATTTAAAGCGATTGGTTTTACCTACTTTGGTCCGTTTGATGGTCATAATATCCCTGAGCTACTGCGGGTATTGTCACTTGCCAAGCAGATAAAAGGTCCTGTTTTAGTCCATATTTATACCACCAAAGGCAAAGGTTTTGCCCCAGCTGAGTTAGATCCTGTCGGCTATCATGCTATCAGCAAGCTCCCTGTCGAAATCAAGAATGATACTCAGACTGTCGCCACAGAAAAATCACTGCCCAACATCAAATGTGCGTTAAAATACTCGCAAGTGTTTGGGCAATTCTTATGTGATAAGGCTGCTGATGACGATAAGCTGCTTGCCGTCACACCTGCTATGGAAGAAGGCTCTGGGATGATTGATTTTGCCCATCAATTTCCAGAGCGTTTTTTTGATGTAGCCATCGCTGAGCAACATGCAGTCACGCTGGCTGCTGGTATGGCAACCCAAGGCGTCAAACCGATTGTGGCGATTTATTCGACGTTTTTGCAACGTGGTTATGATCAGCTGATTCATGATGTGGCTTTGCAAAACCTTGATGTGATGTTTGCTATTGATCGTGCTGGCCTAGTCGGTGAAGACGGTGCAACGCATGCAGGCGTATTCGATTTTGCCTTTTTACGCTGCGTACCTAATATGCTGATTGCCGCGCCAAAAGACGAAAACGAATGTTACCATTTGCTCAATACGTGCTATGAATATCAAGGCTGCACAGCAGTACGCTATCCGCGCGGTGCCGGTACTGGCACAGTTATCGCATCGCCAGCACAGACTTATAACGTTGGCGAGGCAGTGATAGAGTCGGTATTAGGTAGTGAGGGTGCGCCTAAAAAGCTGGCGCTACTCGCATTTGGTACCATGGTTGCGACGGCTCAGCAAGCGGCAGAAAGCTTAATTGACAATGATATAGCATCAGACTGTCAGGTACATGTCATTAATATGCGCTGGGTAAAACCTTTAGACACGGCATTATTAGAAAAGTTGTTAGAGCAAGGTATTACACACATTGCGACTTTGGAAGAGCACATGATTATGGGCGGCGCGGGCAGTGCGGTAAATGAGTATTTGCTTAACGAATCACCAGCCTTTAAAGACAACCGCCCCGCCGTTATTAATGTCGGCATTCCAGATCGCTTTGTCGCCCATGGCTCACAAGCAGAGCAAATGGCTGATTGTGGTTTAGATGTTAATGGTGTGGTAAAGCAGCTTGAACAGTTGCTGCTGTAA
- a CDS encoding thiazole synthase, which yields MSENTSTATHPTPLLQDTFTVGSRTFSSRLLVGTGKYKDMTETGAAIGASAAEIVTVAIRRTNIGQNSNEPNLLDVISPDKYTILPNTAGCFDAETAIRTCKLARELLGGHNLVKLEVLGDEKTLYPNVMETLKAAKVLIDDGFEVMVYTSDDPIVAQELESMGCVAIMPLGSLIGSGLGLLNRHTLSLIIENAKVPVLVDAGVGTASDAALAMELGCDGVLMNSAIANAQNPVMMAHAMKHAIWAGRAAFLAGRMPMRKMATASSPQTGYFFQ from the coding sequence ATGTCAGAGAACACAAGCACTGCTACTCATCCGACGCCCCTTTTACAAGACACTTTTACGGTCGGGAGTCGTACTTTTTCTTCTCGCCTGTTGGTCGGTACGGGCAAATATAAAGATATGACTGAAACGGGCGCCGCCATTGGCGCGTCGGCAGCAGAGATTGTCACCGTTGCTATTCGTCGTACCAATATTGGACAAAACAGCAATGAGCCCAATCTACTTGATGTGATTTCCCCCGATAAATATACCATCTTACCCAACACTGCTGGTTGTTTTGACGCCGAGACTGCAATTCGTACCTGTAAGCTTGCTCGCGAGCTGTTAGGCGGGCATAATCTGGTTAAGCTTGAAGTATTGGGCGATGAAAAAACCCTCTATCCGAATGTGATGGAAACGCTAAAAGCTGCCAAAGTATTGATTGATGATGGCTTTGAAGTGATGGTTTATACCTCAGACGACCCTATCGTCGCTCAAGAATTAGAGAGTATGGGCTGTGTGGCAATTATGCCACTTGGTAGCTTGATTGGTTCAGGTCTGGGTTTGCTGAATCGTCACACCCTCAGTCTTATTATCGAAAATGCCAAAGTACCGGTATTGGTCGATGCAGGCGTTGGCACGGCCTCTGATGCAGCACTGGCTATGGAGCTGGGCTGTGATGGCGTACTGATGAATTCGGCGATTGCCAATGCGCAAAACCCAGTCATGATGGCCCATGCCATGAAGCATGCCATCTGGGCAGGGCGCGCGGCGTTTTTGGCGGGTCGTATGCCAATGCGCAAAATGGCAACTGCCAGCTCACCGCAAACAGGATACTTTTTTCAATAG
- the hemF gene encoding oxygen-dependent coproporphyrinogen oxidase: MSISNTDNKTELSATDLTVPANNDIMRVREFLVDLQARICQALEAQERDGGGNATFVPDDWERPEGGGGRSCVLADGEVIEKAGVMFSHIHVHNLPASATARHPHIAGRKAQAMGVSLVVHPKNPNVPTSHANVRLFVAEAEGEDPIWWFGGGFDLTPFYPVLADCVHWHQVCHDLCAPFGDSVYPDFKQWCDEYFHLRHRDEQRGIGGLFYDDINTESRGWDFETCFNFMKAVGNGYLDGIMPIFEQRKDTPYTEAQREFQLYRRGRYVEYNLVYDRGTLFGLQSNGRIESILVSMPPLASWHYRFEPTEGSPEFALTDFYLKPRDWLTR; encoded by the coding sequence ATGAGTATTTCAAATACAGATAATAAGACAGAGCTATCAGCGACAGACTTAACAGTGCCAGCCAATAACGACATCATGCGTGTGCGTGAATTTCTGGTCGATTTGCAGGCTCGTATCTGTCAAGCCTTAGAGGCGCAAGAGCGCGATGGTGGCGGCAATGCAACCTTTGTGCCTGATGACTGGGAACGTCCTGAAGGCGGCGGCGGTCGCTCGTGTGTCCTAGCAGATGGTGAGGTGATTGAAAAAGCGGGTGTAATGTTCAGTCATATTCACGTGCATAACTTGCCTGCTTCAGCCACTGCACGCCATCCCCATATCGCTGGTCGTAAAGCCCAAGCCATGGGGGTCTCATTGGTTGTCCATCCCAAAAACCCGAACGTCCCAACCAGCCATGCCAATGTGCGTTTGTTCGTTGCTGAAGCTGAGGGCGAAGACCCTATTTGGTGGTTTGGTGGTGGTTTTGATTTGACGCCGTTTTATCCCGTACTCGCTGATTGCGTGCATTGGCATCAAGTCTGTCATGATCTGTGCGCGCCTTTTGGTGACAGCGTCTACCCTGACTTTAAGCAATGGTGTGATGAGTATTTTCACCTACGTCATCGTGATGAGCAACGCGGTATCGGCGGCTTGTTTTATGATGATATCAATACAGAAAGTCGCGGCTGGGACTTTGAAACCTGTTTTAATTTTATGAAGGCGGTCGGCAACGGTTATCTTGACGGTATCATGCCCATCTTTGAGCAGCGTAAAGATACCCCTTATACCGAGGCACAGCGCGAATTTCAGCTCTATCGCCGTGGTCGCTATGTTGAGTACAACCTTGTTTATGACCGCGGCACGCTATTTGGACTACAAAGCAATGGTCGTATCGAGTCTATCTTAGTCAGTATGCCGCCGCTTGCCAGCTGGCATTATCGCTTTGAGCCGACTGAAGGCTCGCCTGAGTTTGCATTGACCGATTTTTATCTAAAACCACGCGATTGGTTGACTCGATAG
- the gspE gene encoding type II secretion system ATPase GspE, which translates to MMQLPYSFAKRHQILAILAIDPELPATLVLTKATPLSAINEAVRFLQQQGVRGVPTYESISADDFEKRMNAAYAGNTGESQHIAAGLEDHPDLDSLADSVPETEDLMDQQDDAPIIRLINALLSEAIRLNASDIHIETFEKRLVVRFRVDGELKEIITPKRQLAPLLVSRIKVMAKLDIAEKRVPQDGRISLRLAGREVDVRVSTLPSSFGERVVMRLLDKQAGRLNMTYLGLSDNDYSELKRLIHRPHGIILVTGPTGSGKTTTLYSALTDLNDQTRNILTAEDPIEFQLDGIGQTQVNNKVDMTFAKSLRAMLRQDPDVVMVGEIRDLETAEIAVQASLTGHLVLSTLHTNTAIGAVTRLQDMGVEPFLLSSSLIGVVAQRLVRTLCPHCHGWQVADSEQAKLFTEIGIVPVSENGAETLTTTPINLPRPVGCDKCNQSGFKGRTAIYEVVPVDDTLRRMIHSNTAEYELEEYARQQTPSIRADGLHKVIAGRTTLEEVLRVTKESALADDTILV; encoded by the coding sequence ATGATGCAACTGCCGTACAGTTTTGCGAAACGCCATCAAATTTTGGCCATACTTGCCATTGATCCTGAGCTGCCAGCGACTTTGGTGCTGACCAAAGCCACGCCATTATCAGCGATTAATGAGGCAGTGCGATTTTTACAGCAGCAAGGGGTACGCGGTGTGCCCACTTATGAAAGCATCAGCGCCGATGACTTTGAAAAGCGCATGAACGCCGCTTATGCAGGCAATACTGGTGAGTCGCAACATATTGCCGCTGGACTCGAAGACCATCCTGATCTTGATAGTTTGGCAGATAGTGTCCCTGAAACTGAAGATCTGATGGATCAACAAGATGATGCGCCTATTATTCGTCTCATCAATGCATTGTTGTCCGAAGCGATACGTTTAAATGCCTCAGATATCCATATTGAAACCTTTGAAAAACGCTTGGTCGTGCGCTTTCGTGTTGACGGTGAATTAAAAGAAATCATTACGCCAAAACGCCAATTAGCGCCATTATTGGTGTCGCGTATCAAGGTCATGGCCAAGCTCGATATCGCCGAAAAACGCGTGCCACAAGATGGACGTATCAGCTTACGGCTGGCAGGGCGTGAGGTTGATGTGCGGGTATCGACATTGCCATCGAGCTTTGGTGAACGCGTGGTCATGCGTCTATTAGATAAGCAAGCAGGTCGCCTGAATATGACATATTTAGGGCTATCTGATAACGATTACAGTGAGCTAAAACGCTTGATTCATCGCCCACACGGCATTATTTTGGTGACAGGGCCGACAGGTTCAGGGAAAACCACGACGCTATATTCAGCATTGACCGATCTCAATGACCAAACCCGTAATATCTTGACCGCTGAAGATCCGATTGAGTTTCAGCTCGATGGCATTGGGCAAACGCAGGTTAATAATAAAGTCGATATGACCTTTGCCAAAAGTTTACGTGCGATGTTACGTCAAGATCCAGACGTGGTGATGGTTGGTGAGATTCGGGATTTAGAAACGGCAGAAATTGCCGTACAAGCGTCGCTTACTGGACATTTGGTTTTATCAACTTTACATACCAACACCGCCATTGGTGCCGTCACGCGTCTGCAAGATATGGGCGTTGAGCCATTTTTATTATCGTCATCGCTGATTGGTGTCGTCGCCCAGCGCTTGGTGCGTACGTTATGCCCGCATTGTCATGGTTGGCAAGTGGCTGATAGTGAGCAAGCCAAATTATTTACTGAAATTGGTATTGTGCCAGTCTCAGAGAATGGTGCTGAAACTTTAACAACTACACCTATCAATCTACCCAGACCAGTTGGCTGCGACAAATGCAATCAATCAGGGTTTAAAGGACGGACGGCGATATATGAAGTGGTGCCCGTTGATGATACCTTGCGCCGTATGATTCATAGTAATACCGCCGAGTATGAGCTAGAGGAGTACGCACGTCAGCAGACACCGTCGATTCGTGCGGATGGGTTGCATAAAGTCATTGCAGGTCGTACGACGTTAGAGGAAGTGCTACGAGTGACGAAAGAGAGTGCCTTAGCTGATGACACAATACTTGTATAA
- a CDS encoding DUF4442 domain-containing protein, with product MSGLLKKLPSKLTNKLPAKTSDSTRSPVEKPNSTLKPISNQFTKLLSVTKYLPASARSSILSKAFGKVVPYVGTTGVYYETVEPNQVVVSLNNTKAVQNHIGSIHAVAITLLAETATGFILGLNLPSDRVLLIKSYSVNFYRPIKKGQIAAVASLSDEQRLDILNTPKGEMVIPCVIHDRESDSDRDPIVVEMTWAWIPKSELEARRQGKSSEKPLEADTESKTEVEAEQNDQ from the coding sequence ATGTCAGGATTATTAAAAAAACTCCCTAGCAAGCTAACCAATAAATTGCCAGCCAAAACCTCTGACAGCACAAGATCGCCCGTCGAAAAACCCAACAGCACGCTCAAGCCCATCAGCAATCAATTTACCAAACTGTTATCTGTTACCAAATACTTACCTGCCAGCGCACGCTCGAGCATCTTATCCAAAGCCTTTGGTAAAGTGGTTCCATATGTAGGCACAACGGGCGTCTATTATGAAACGGTCGAACCCAACCAAGTCGTCGTGAGCTTAAACAACACCAAAGCAGTGCAAAATCATATTGGCTCTATTCATGCGGTCGCCATTACCTTACTTGCCGAAACAGCGACTGGTTTTATTTTGGGTTTAAACCTACCCTCTGACCGCGTACTATTGATTAAATCATACTCGGTTAATTTTTATCGCCCGATTAAAAAAGGTCAAATTGCAGCAGTGGCGTCTTTATCGGATGAGCAGCGCTTAGATATCCTAAATACACCAAAAGGCGAAATGGTAATTCCGTGCGTCATTCATGACCGTGAGTCTGACAGTGATCGTGACCCTATCGTGGTTGAGATGACATGGGCTTGGATTCCTAAGTCTGAATTAGAAGCCCGCCGTCAAGGCAAAAGTAGCGAAAAGCCGCTAGAAGCTGACACTGAATCTAAAACAGAAGTCGAAGCTGAGCAAAACGACCAATAA
- a CDS encoding RidA family protein: MSKITHKLTTHLTKALLVGACSLGLAMTANAAPMANTASVTKSSPVFLGDGGNYPFSEAVRVGDTLYMSGQIGFKDGKLVKGGVKAEAKQALDNINETLLEYGYQKSDIVKCMAMLTDMDDFDDFNKVYKAELAKPYPVRSAFGVAELAAGASVEVECIAAK; the protein is encoded by the coding sequence ATGTCCAAGATTACCCATAAATTGACTACCCATTTAACTAAGGCGTTGCTCGTGGGCGCGTGCTCACTAGGCCTTGCTATGACAGCGAATGCGGCGCCAATGGCAAATACCGCAAGTGTGACTAAATCTAGCCCTGTATTTCTTGGTGATGGCGGTAATTATCCTTTTTCAGAAGCAGTACGTGTGGGCGATACGCTATACATGTCTGGACAAATTGGTTTTAAAGATGGCAAATTAGTCAAAGGTGGTGTCAAAGCCGAAGCCAAGCAAGCATTGGATAATATTAATGAAACCCTGTTAGAGTACGGCTATCAAAAGTCAGACATCGTCAAATGTATGGCGATGCTGACAGACATGGATGACTTTGACGATTTTAATAAAGTCTATAAAGCAGAATTGGCCAAACCTTATCCGGTACGTTCAGCCTTTGGCGTCGCTGAATTGGCGGCTGGTGCCAGCGTTGAAGTTGAATGTATCGCTGCAAAATAA